Proteins encoded by one window of Streptomyces sp. NBC_01477:
- a CDS encoding dipeptide ABC transporter ATP-binding protein: MTESLPDDVVLDIRGLEVDFGTVPAVRGVDLVLHRGEVLGLVGESGSGKSVTALAAMGLLPGGARVRGSVRLDGTELVGATDAALSAVRGNRIAMVFQDPLSAFTPVYRIGDQIAEALRAHQDLSRERAAERAVELLDLVGIPEPRIRAAAFPHEFSGGMRQRAMIAMAVANDPDVILADEPTTALDVTVQAQVLDVLRTAQRETGAALLLVSHDLGVIAGSADRVAVMYAGRIVETAPVDALFARPRMPYTLGLIGAVPRLDADAKGRPEPLVPIPGAPPVPGSLPPGCAFAPRCPLAEARCRAAEPGLTAVAEPGPTAPAEPERAPAEAGSAGPEAAAAPGPIAVAEPAPALRKAEPAAAAPAALTADVTARARAPHLAACVRADEIAGLGPLDVFPVAVAESPAAPVADRRPDGDTVLRVSGLARTFPLLKGAVLKRRVGSVYAVDEVDLDIRTGEVLGLVGESGSGKSTTLFEILELKRPERGSVEVLGRGTDALTRREAHALRAQVQIVFQDPMASLDPRLPVGDIVAEPLRAQRADRGRIARRVPELLRQVGLDPAHADRFPHEFSGGQRQRIGIARALAVDPRLLVLDEPVSALDVSVQAGIVNLLLRLRAELGLAYLFVSHDLSVVRHIADRVSVMYLGRTVEAGAVGEVFARPLHPYTQALLSAVPLPDPVRERARTRILLPGDPPSPTRRVPGCAFRSRCPVFAVLGEERRARCTADVPPLAEQGADHVTACHFPAERAVL; encoded by the coding sequence GTGACGGAGTCGCTGCCGGACGACGTCGTGCTCGACATCCGCGGCCTGGAGGTGGACTTCGGTACGGTGCCGGCCGTGCGCGGTGTCGACCTGGTCCTGCACCGCGGCGAAGTCCTGGGCCTGGTCGGCGAGTCGGGCTCGGGCAAGTCGGTGACCGCGCTCGCCGCGATGGGGCTGCTGCCGGGCGGCGCGCGCGTACGCGGCTCGGTACGCCTCGACGGGACAGAACTGGTGGGCGCCACCGACGCGGCGCTGTCCGCGGTGCGCGGCAACCGGATCGCCATGGTCTTCCAGGACCCGCTGTCCGCCTTCACGCCGGTCTACCGGATCGGCGACCAGATCGCCGAGGCGCTGCGCGCCCACCAGGACCTCTCCCGGGAGCGGGCCGCCGAGCGGGCGGTGGAACTCCTCGACCTGGTCGGCATCCCGGAGCCGCGGATCAGGGCCGCGGCCTTCCCGCACGAATTCTCCGGCGGCATGCGGCAGCGCGCCATGATCGCCATGGCCGTCGCGAACGACCCCGACGTCATCCTCGCCGACGAGCCCACCACCGCGCTCGACGTGACCGTGCAGGCCCAGGTGCTCGACGTGCTGCGGACGGCGCAGCGCGAGACCGGCGCCGCCCTGCTGCTGGTCAGCCACGACCTGGGCGTCATCGCGGGCAGCGCGGACCGGGTCGCGGTGATGTACGCGGGCCGGATCGTGGAGACCGCGCCGGTGGACGCGCTGTTCGCCCGGCCGCGGATGCCGTACACGCTGGGCCTGATCGGTGCGGTGCCGCGGCTGGACGCGGACGCGAAGGGGCGGCCCGAACCGCTGGTGCCGATCCCCGGCGCCCCGCCCGTGCCCGGCTCGCTCCCGCCCGGCTGCGCCTTCGCCCCGCGCTGCCCCCTGGCCGAGGCCCGCTGCCGGGCGGCGGAACCGGGGCTGACCGCGGTGGCGGAGCCGGGGCCGACCGCCCCGGCCGAGCCGGAAAGGGCGCCGGCGGAGGCCGGATCGGCGGGACCCGAAGCGGCGGCGGCGCCCGGGCCGATCGCGGTGGCGGAGCCGGCGCCGGCGCTGCGGAAAGCCGAGCCGGCGGCGGCAGCACCCGCCGCGCTGACAGCCGACGTCACCGCCCGTGCGCGGGCCCCGCACCTGGCCGCCTGCGTGCGGGCCGACGAGATCGCCGGGCTCGGGCCGCTCGACGTCTTCCCGGTGGCCGTCGCCGAGAGCCCGGCGGCGCCCGTGGCGGACCGGCGGCCCGACGGGGACACCGTGCTGCGGGTCAGCGGCCTGGCCAGGACCTTTCCCCTGCTCAAGGGCGCGGTGCTCAAGCGCCGGGTCGGCTCGGTGTACGCCGTGGACGAGGTGGACCTCGACATCAGGACCGGCGAAGTCCTCGGCCTGGTCGGCGAGTCGGGCTCGGGCAAGTCCACCACCCTCTTCGAGATCCTGGAGCTGAAACGGCCAGAGCGCGGCAGCGTCGAGGTGCTGGGCCGGGGCACGGACGCGCTGACCCGGCGCGAGGCGCACGCCCTGCGCGCGCAGGTCCAGATCGTCTTCCAGGACCCGATGGCCAGTCTCGACCCGCGGCTGCCGGTCGGCGACATCGTCGCCGAGCCGCTGCGCGCCCAGCGCGCCGACCGGGGCCGTATCGCCCGCCGGGTGCCGGAACTGCTGCGCCAGGTCGGCCTCGACCCGGCGCACGCGGACCGCTTCCCGCACGAATTCTCCGGCGGCCAGCGCCAGCGCATCGGCATCGCCCGCGCCCTGGCGGTCGACCCGAGGCTGCTGGTCCTGGACGAGCCGGTCTCGGCGCTCGACGTGTCGGTGCAGGCCGGCATCGTCAACCTGCTGCTGCGGCTGCGGGCCGAACTGGGCCTGGCCTACCTGTTCGTGTCGCACGACCTGTCCGTGGTGCGGCACATCGCGGACCGGGTGAGCGTGATGTATCTGGGCCGTACGGTCGAGGCGGGCGCGGTCGGCGAGGTCTTCGCCCGGCCCCTGCACCCGTACACCCAGGCGCTGCTGTCGGCGGTGCCGCTGCCCGACCCGGTACGCGAGCGGGCCCGTACCCGCATCCTGCTGCCCGGCGACCCGCCGAGTCCGACCCGGCGGGTGCCGGGCTGCGCCTTCCGCTCCCGCTGCCCGGTCTTCGCGGT
- a CDS encoding tetratricopeptide repeat protein: MGLMGDGAGLLNVRQNHGRHGPAGDAALSAVPAPGPVAGEVAALLPTPRAGDALAAPAAPGAVPALLAELPDEDSLALREEAEIEARHRRAAEHGDPFAMSALGTLLLRRGDLDGAEPYLREAVQHGDRAAANNLGLLLHQRGYADDAAGWWRIAAVAGSAAAAHALGRHYRERGDEPGAEYWLRQAAESGHVLGAYALADLLDHRRDGGAERWYHAAAEHGHREAAYRLARICARRGENHEAEQWFRQAAARRHRRAALRLGTLLEERGETKEAGHWYLTAARDGEARAACALAFLLRDAGDLDQAATWWRRAAQAGDGNAANALGALHAQEGETQTAERWYRAALDAGDVNGAYNLGLLCAGQGRTPQAEQWYRKAAYAGHREAANALAVLLLQHGDADGAEPWFSKAAESGSIDAAFNLGILHAGRDNAGAARAWYERAAAAGHAGAALQVAIALQRDGDHHEAERHLRCAAGGGSPEAAFRLGALLDRREREREGGGSEVDTEPLGGEAEEWYERAARQGHRRAQVRLGMTAAQRGDVEQAARWYRLAAEAGSRNGAFNLGLLLAREGSEPEAALWWTRAAEAGHGRAALRMALLSARHGRLTDARSWCARAVACGPAEVAERAARLTAAVNQELSA; the protein is encoded by the coding sequence ATGGGGCTTATGGGGGATGGTGCGGGGCTGCTGAACGTTCGTCAGAACCATGGTCGTCATGGTCCGGCGGGCGACGCGGCGCTGTCCGCCGTGCCCGCGCCGGGACCGGTCGCCGGCGAGGTGGCCGCGCTGCTGCCGACGCCCCGGGCGGGCGACGCCCTTGCCGCGCCGGCGGCTCCCGGCGCCGTCCCCGCGCTGCTCGCCGAACTGCCCGACGAGGACAGTCTCGCGCTGCGCGAGGAGGCCGAGATCGAGGCCCGGCACCGGCGGGCCGCCGAGCACGGCGACCCGTTCGCGATGAGCGCGCTCGGCACCCTGCTGCTGCGCCGCGGCGACCTCGACGGCGCCGAGCCGTATCTGCGCGAGGCCGTCCAGCACGGGGACCGCGCCGCCGCCAACAACCTGGGCCTGCTGCTGCACCAGCGCGGTTACGCCGACGACGCGGCCGGCTGGTGGCGTATCGCCGCGGTCGCCGGGTCGGCCGCCGCCGCGCACGCGCTGGGCCGGCACTACCGCGAGCGCGGTGACGAGCCCGGCGCCGAATACTGGCTGCGCCAGGCCGCCGAGTCCGGCCATGTGCTGGGCGCCTACGCGCTGGCCGACCTGCTCGACCACCGGCGGGACGGCGGCGCCGAGCGGTGGTATCACGCCGCCGCCGAGCACGGCCACCGCGAGGCCGCGTACCGGCTCGCCCGGATCTGCGCGCGGCGCGGCGAGAACCACGAGGCCGAGCAGTGGTTCCGGCAGGCCGCCGCGCGCCGCCACCGGCGGGCCGCGCTGCGGCTGGGCACCCTGCTGGAGGAGCGCGGCGAGACCAAGGAGGCCGGGCACTGGTATCTGACCGCCGCCCGCGACGGCGAGGCGCGGGCCGCCTGCGCGCTGGCCTTCCTGCTGCGTGACGCCGGCGACCTCGACCAGGCCGCCACCTGGTGGCGGCGGGCCGCGCAGGCCGGCGACGGCAACGCGGCCAACGCGCTGGGCGCGCTGCACGCCCAGGAGGGCGAGACGCAGACCGCCGAGCGGTGGTATCGCGCCGCCCTCGACGCGGGGGACGTGAACGGGGCGTACAACCTCGGCCTGCTCTGCGCGGGCCAGGGCCGTACGCCGCAGGCCGAGCAGTGGTACCGCAAGGCCGCGTACGCCGGGCACCGCGAGGCCGCCAACGCGCTCGCCGTACTGCTGCTGCAGCACGGCGACGCGGACGGGGCCGAGCCGTGGTTCTCCAAGGCCGCGGAGTCCGGCAGCATCGACGCCGCCTTCAACCTCGGCATCCTGCACGCCGGGCGCGACAACGCCGGTGCCGCCCGCGCCTGGTACGAGCGTGCCGCCGCGGCCGGGCACGCCGGTGCCGCGCTCCAGGTGGCCATCGCGCTCCAGCGCGACGGCGACCACCACGAGGCCGAGCGGCACCTGCGGTGCGCCGCGGGCGGCGGCAGCCCGGAGGCCGCCTTCCGGCTCGGCGCGCTGCTCGACCGCCGCGAGCGCGAGCGGGAGGGCGGCGGTTCCGAGGTCGACACCGAGCCGCTCGGCGGCGAGGCGGAGGAGTGGTACGAGCGGGCCGCCCGGCAGGGGCACCGGCGGGCGCAGGTACGGCTCGGCATGACCGCGGCGCAGCGCGGTGACGTCGAGCAGGCCGCGCGCTGGTACCGCCTCGCCGCGGAGGCGGGGTCGCGCAACGGCGCGTTCAATCTCGGGCTGCTGCTGGCCCGGGAGGGCAGCGAGCCGGAGGCGGCGCTGTGGTGGACCCGCGCCGCCGAGGCGGGGCACGGGCGTGCGGCTCTGCGTATGGCGCTGCTTTCCGCCCGGCACGGCCGCCTCACCGACGCGCGCAGCTGGTGCGCCCGAGCGGTGGCCTGCGGCCCGGCGGAAGTGGCCGAGCGTGCGGCGCGCCTGACCGCGGCCGTCAACCAAGAGCTTTCCGCCTAG
- the hisN gene encoding histidinol-phosphatase yields the protein MPDFNDDLRLAHVLADAADAATMARFKALDLKVETKPDLTPVSEADKEAEELIRGQLGRARPRDAVLGEEYGSRGSGPRRWIVDPIDGTKNYVRGVPVWATLIALVVQGEHGADEGVVGVVSAPALGRRWWAAKGTGAYTGRSLSSATRLHASRVSRLEDASFAYSSLSGWEEQGRLDGFLHLSRNCWRTRGYGDFWPYMMVAEGSVDICAEPELSLWDMAANDVIVREAGGRFTSLDGVPGPFGGNAAASNGLLHEELLGYLGGS from the coding sequence ATGCCCGACTTCAACGACGACCTGCGGCTGGCCCATGTGCTGGCCGACGCCGCCGACGCCGCGACCATGGCGCGCTTCAAGGCACTCGACCTCAAGGTCGAGACCAAGCCCGACCTCACACCGGTCAGCGAGGCGGACAAGGAGGCCGAGGAGCTCATCCGCGGCCAGTTGGGCCGCGCCAGGCCGCGCGACGCGGTGCTCGGCGAGGAGTACGGCAGCCGCGGCTCGGGCCCCAGACGCTGGATCGTCGATCCGATCGACGGCACCAAGAACTACGTCCGCGGGGTGCCGGTGTGGGCGACGCTCATCGCGCTGGTGGTACAGGGCGAGCACGGTGCGGACGAGGGGGTCGTCGGGGTGGTCTCGGCGCCGGCCCTCGGCCGCCGCTGGTGGGCGGCGAAGGGCACCGGCGCGTACACCGGGCGCAGCCTGTCGTCGGCGACCCGGCTGCACGCCTCCCGGGTGAGCCGGCTCGAGGACGCGTCCTTCGCGTACTCGTCGCTGAGCGGCTGGGAGGAGCAGGGCCGCCTCGACGGCTTCCTGCACCTGTCCCGCAACTGCTGGCGGACCCGCGGCTACGGGGACTTCTGGCCGTACATGATGGTGGCCGAGGGGTCGGTGGACATCTGCGCCGAGCCCGAGCTGAGCCTGTGGGACATGGCGGCGAACGACGTGATCGTCCGGGAGGCGGGCGGCCGGTTCACCTCGCTGGACGGGGTGCCCGGTCCCTTCGGCGGCAACGCGGCGGCGTCCAACGGGCTGCTGCACGAGGAGCTGCTGGGGTATCTCGGCGGTTCATGA
- a CDS encoding Fur family transcriptional regulator produces the protein MSDLLERLRERGWRLTAQRRVVAEVLDGDHVHLTADEVHARAIERLPEISRATVYNTLGEMVTIGEIIEVATDGRAKRYDPNAHRPHQHLVCSRCGTVRDVHPHGDPLAALPAAERFGFTVATAEVTYRGLCPDCS, from the coding sequence ATGAGTGACCTGCTGGAACGACTCCGCGAACGCGGCTGGCGGCTGACCGCGCAGCGGCGGGTCGTCGCCGAGGTCCTCGACGGCGACCATGTGCACCTCACCGCCGACGAGGTGCACGCCCGCGCCATAGAGCGGCTGCCGGAGATCTCCCGCGCCACCGTCTACAACACGCTGGGCGAGATGGTGACCATCGGCGAGATCATCGAGGTCGCCACGGACGGGCGCGCCAAGCGCTACGACCCCAACGCGCACCGGCCGCACCAGCACCTGGTCTGCTCCCGCTGCGGCACCGTGCGCGATGTGCACCCGCACGGCGACCCGCTCGCCGCGCTGCCCGCCGCCGAACGGTTCGGCTTCACCGTCGCCACCGCCGAGGTCACCTATCGGGGGCTGTGCCCCGACTGCTCGTAA
- a CDS encoding ABC transporter family substrate-binding protein — translation MPRMFGRPATAVAVALSTAVLVAGCSGGSDDDGKAAPKKSAAAPAVGTSGINAQPASRVKQGGTLKLSIQQWISQWNFYQVDGTQGDAQSIDVQVLPSLFRYDAKGVSQLDKDFLVSATVTSTTPQVVTYTLNPKARWSDGKQLSWQDFATQWKALNGRDDRYLVADTSGYDQISAVTRGVDDQQVKVTFGKPYADWQRLFRPLLPAPSIATPELFNKGWLGKVPITGNSWRISGYDTTAQTVTTVPDPHWWGAKPKLDAIIYRALDTSADTDAYLNKEIDETPAFQPEDYKRLANSPDTAIRTGSRWDEVHITLNGARGPLQDLAVRQAVDLAIDRQGIVAAFSKDLPFTVKPLDNHFFMPNQQGYQDNAGKWGDYDLAGAKKLLDQAGWQDNGPGKPRTKGGKQLTLDYVISAGSSSSATDQAQLVQAQLGQAGIAVKIQTVPSNDFFEKYVNTGAFDLVSFRNVDALFHTLLYSTFQAPTGSQVYGNYGRITTPQIQQLITRAAQTTDRTAADALYNQADAKIWEQVHSIELYQRPQIVAVRKGLANFGASGLADWDYDHMGWTS, via the coding sequence ATGCCCAGGATGTTCGGCAGACCCGCCACCGCGGTCGCCGTGGCCCTTTCCACCGCGGTGCTGGTCGCGGGGTGCAGCGGCGGCTCCGACGACGACGGGAAAGCGGCGCCGAAGAAGAGCGCCGCGGCGCCTGCGGTGGGCACGTCGGGGATCAACGCGCAGCCCGCGAGCAGGGTCAAGCAGGGCGGCACCTTGAAGCTGTCGATCCAGCAGTGGATCTCGCAGTGGAATTTCTACCAGGTGGACGGCACGCAGGGTGACGCCCAGAGCATCGACGTCCAGGTGCTGCCGAGCCTCTTCCGCTACGACGCCAAGGGCGTCTCGCAGCTCGACAAGGACTTCCTGGTCTCGGCCACCGTCACCTCCACCACCCCGCAGGTGGTCACCTACACCCTGAACCCGAAGGCCAGGTGGTCCGACGGCAAGCAGCTGAGCTGGCAGGACTTCGCCACCCAGTGGAAGGCGCTGAACGGCAGGGACGACCGCTACCTGGTCGCCGACACCAGCGGCTACGACCAGATCTCCGCGGTCACCAGGGGTGTTGACGACCAGCAGGTGAAGGTCACCTTCGGCAAGCCGTACGCCGACTGGCAGCGGCTCTTCCGCCCGCTGCTGCCCGCGCCCTCGATCGCGACGCCCGAGCTGTTCAACAAGGGCTGGCTGGGCAAGGTCCCGATCACCGGCAACTCCTGGAGGATCAGCGGGTACGACACGACCGCGCAGACCGTCACGACCGTGCCCGACCCCCACTGGTGGGGCGCGAAGCCGAAGCTGGACGCGATCATCTACCGGGCGCTGGACACCTCGGCGGACACCGACGCGTATCTCAACAAGGAGATCGACGAGACCCCGGCCTTCCAGCCGGAGGACTACAAGCGGCTGGCGAATTCCCCCGACACCGCCATCAGGACCGGCTCGCGCTGGGACGAGGTCCACATCACCCTCAACGGCGCCCGCGGCCCGCTCCAGGACCTCGCCGTACGGCAGGCGGTGGACCTGGCGATCGACCGGCAGGGCATCGTCGCCGCCTTCTCCAAGGACCTGCCCTTCACCGTCAAGCCGCTCGACAACCACTTCTTCATGCCCAACCAGCAGGGCTACCAGGACAACGCGGGCAAGTGGGGCGACTACGACCTCGCGGGCGCCAAGAAGCTGCTCGACCAGGCCGGCTGGCAGGACAACGGCCCCGGCAAGCCGCGCACCAAGGGCGGCAAGCAGCTCACCCTGGACTATGTGATCAGCGCCGGAAGCAGCTCGTCGGCCACCGACCAGGCGCAGTTGGTGCAGGCGCAGCTCGGCCAGGCCGGCATCGCGGTGAAGATCCAGACGGTCCCGTCCAACGACTTCTTCGAGAAGTACGTCAACACCGGCGCCTTCGACCTGGTCAGCTTCCGCAACGTCGACGCGCTCTTCCACACCCTGCTGTACTCGACCTTCCAGGCGCCCACCGGCTCGCAGGTGTACGGCAACTACGGCCGGATCACGACCCCGCAGATCCAGCAGCTGATCACCCGGGCCGCGCAGACCACCGACCGGACCGCGGCCGACGCGCTCTACAACCAGGCGGACGCGAAGATCTGGGAGCAGGTGCACTCCATCGAGCTGTACCAGCGCCCGCAGATCGTCGCGGTCCGCAAGGGCCTGGCCAACTTCGGCGCCTCGGGCCTGGCGGACTGGGACTACGACCACATGGGCTGGACCTCCTAG
- a CDS encoding ABC transporter permease, with translation MLAYLARRLGYYVVLLLVAVCLSYALAATALQPRAYFEARQPPPRAAAVDAQLSALGINDHTPLYDRFGHWASHAVRGDLGSTIDGTSVNAEFGRRVGVSLRLLVVGTVAGTVIGVLAGAWTAVRQYRLSDRLVTVTSFVLLSTPVFLLAVLLKIGAIKLNQALGTDLIRFTGEKTPGLHGGWFAHAKDRAVHLLLPSLSIGLITIATYSRYQRSTMLDVLGSDYLRTARAKGLTRRKALLKHGLRTALIPMSTFFSYNFLAVFTGAIFTEAIFGWHGMGEWLVASIGKDDVNSVVAVSTFAAVVVLLSGFVADLLHAALDPRIRHA, from the coding sequence GTGCTCGCGTATCTGGCCCGACGGCTGGGTTATTACGTGGTCCTGCTGCTGGTCGCCGTGTGCCTGTCGTACGCGCTGGCGGCCACCGCGCTCCAGCCGCGGGCGTACTTCGAGGCCCGGCAGCCGCCGCCGCGGGCCGCCGCCGTCGACGCGCAGCTCAGCGCGCTCGGCATCAACGACCACACCCCGCTCTACGACCGGTTCGGGCACTGGGCGTCCCACGCGGTGCGCGGCGACCTCGGCAGCACCATCGACGGCACCTCGGTCAACGCCGAGTTCGGCCGCCGGGTCGGGGTCAGCCTTCGGCTGCTGGTGGTCGGCACCGTGGCCGGCACGGTGATCGGCGTGCTGGCCGGCGCCTGGACCGCGGTCCGGCAGTACCGGCTGTCCGACCGGCTCGTCACCGTCACCTCCTTCGTCCTGCTGTCCACCCCGGTCTTCCTGCTCGCGGTGCTGCTCAAGATCGGCGCCATCAAGCTCAACCAGGCGCTGGGCACCGACCTGATCAGATTCACCGGCGAGAAGACCCCCGGTCTGCACGGCGGTTGGTTCGCGCACGCCAAGGACCGGGCCGTGCACCTGCTGCTGCCGAGCCTGTCGATCGGGCTGATCACCATCGCCACCTACAGCCGCTACCAGCGCAGCACCATGCTCGACGTCCTCGGCTCCGACTACCTGCGCACCGCCCGGGCCAAGGGCCTGACGCGGCGCAAGGCGCTGCTCAAGCACGGGCTGCGTACCGCGCTCATCCCGATGTCGACCTTCTTCTCCTACAACTTCCTCGCGGTCTTCACCGGCGCGATCTTCACCGAGGCGATCTTCGGCTGGCACGGCATGGGGGAGTGGCTGGTCGCCTCGATCGGCAAGGACGACGTCAACTCGGTCGTCGCGGTCAGTACGTTCGCGGCCGTCGTCGTCCTGCTGTCCGGCTTCGTCGCCGATCTGCTGCACGCCGCCCTCGACCCGCGTATCCGCCACGCCTGA
- a CDS encoding ABC transporter permease has product MATAPETLLAGAEDDDGLVAGPPSRVRVTLRRFAGHPSAVAGLVVVALLFVLAFAGPHLTRWSYSDIDYTALRSAPSSRHWWGTNRIGQDVFAQTVRGLQKSLIIGLLVGVAATAGAAAVGACAGYFGGWTDRLLTFVTDLLLIFPSFLVISVVSPRLKGGGWLIFALLLALFAWMVTARVVRSMAISLREREFVRAARYMGVGPLRIIVRHIVPNVASFLIIDATIAVGTAVMSETALSYFGFGVQSPDVSLGTLIADGTGAAVTYPWMFFFAAGLLVVFVLAVNLIGDGLRDAIDPTSTRRRTKGAAR; this is encoded by the coding sequence ATGGCCACCGCACCAGAGACCCTGCTCGCCGGAGCCGAGGACGACGACGGCCTGGTCGCGGGGCCGCCCAGCCGGGTCAGGGTCACCCTGCGCCGCTTCGCCGGCCACCCCAGCGCCGTCGCGGGCCTGGTCGTGGTGGCGCTGCTGTTCGTGCTCGCCTTCGCGGGGCCGCACCTGACCCGGTGGAGCTACAGCGACATCGACTACACCGCGCTGCGCTCGGCGCCCTCGTCCCGGCACTGGTGGGGCACCAACAGGATCGGCCAGGACGTCTTCGCGCAGACCGTGCGCGGGTTGCAGAAGTCGCTGATCATCGGGCTGCTGGTCGGGGTGGCCGCGACCGCGGGCGCCGCCGCCGTCGGCGCGTGCGCGGGCTACTTCGGCGGCTGGACCGACCGGCTGCTGACCTTCGTCACCGACCTGCTGCTGATCTTCCCCAGCTTCCTGGTGATCTCCGTGGTCTCGCCGCGGCTCAAGGGCGGCGGCTGGCTGATCTTCGCGCTGCTGCTCGCGCTCTTCGCGTGGATGGTCACCGCCCGGGTGGTGCGGTCGATGGCGATCTCGCTGCGGGAGCGGGAGTTCGTCCGCGCGGCCCGCTACATGGGCGTCGGGCCGCTGCGGATCATCGTCCGGCACATCGTGCCCAATGTGGCGTCCTTCCTCATCATCGACGCGACCATCGCGGTGGGCACGGCCGTGATGAGCGAGACCGCGCTGTCCTACTTCGGCTTCGGCGTGCAGTCGCCCGACGTCTCGCTCGGCACCCTGATCGCCGACGGCACCGGGGCCGCGGTCACCTACCCGTGGATGTTCTTCTTCGCCGCCGGGCTGCTGGTCGTCTTCGTGCTCGCGGTGAACCTGATCGGCGACGGTCTGCGCGACGCGATCGACCCGACGTCCACGCGGCGGCGCACGAAGGGGGCGGCCCGGTGA
- a CDS encoding CBS domain-containing protein, with protein MLVSDAMTTMVLTIGPAHTLRQAAELMSARRVGAAIVLDTDTCGLGILTERDVLNAVGAGLSPDHEPAHAHTTTDVVFAGPRWTLEEAATAMLRGGFRHLIVLDGHEPVGVVSVRDIIRCWAPVKAAVPA; from the coding sequence ATGCTGGTCAGCGACGCGATGACGACGATGGTTCTCACCATCGGCCCCGCCCACACTCTCCGCCAGGCCGCCGAGTTGATGTCCGCCCGCCGGGTCGGCGCGGCGATCGTCCTCGACACCGACACCTGCGGACTCGGCATTCTGACGGAACGTGACGTGCTCAACGCCGTGGGCGCGGGCCTGAGCCCCGACCACGAGCCGGCGCACGCCCACACCACCACCGACGTCGTCTTCGCCGGACCCCGGTGGACGCTGGAGGAGGCGGCCACCGCGATGCTGCGCGGCGGCTTCCGCCATCTGATCGTGCTGGACGGCCACGAGCCGGTCGGCGTGGTCTCGGTGCGCGACATCATCCGCTGCTGGGCGCCGGTGAAAGCCGCGGTCCCGGCGTAG